A single region of the Eulemur rufifrons isolate Redbay chromosome 8, OSU_ERuf_1, whole genome shotgun sequence genome encodes:
- the KNCN gene encoding kinocilin: protein MDIPGSSRDLRCLQLACVALGLVAGSIIIGVSISKAAAAVGGVFIGAAGLGILILAYPFLKARLNLDHILPAIGSLRIHPHPGPDQGEGRSSTNSNKDGARSGLSTVSRTLEKLKPGGRGAEES, encoded by the exons ATGGACATCCCCGGCAGCAGCAGAGACCTTCGCTGCCTGCAGCTGGCCTGTGTGGCCCTCGGCCTGGTGGCCGGCAGCATCATCATCGGCGTCTCCATATCCAAGGCTGCAGCTGCCGTGGGCGGCGTCTTCATCGGCGCTGCGGGGCTGG GGATCCTCATCTTGGCCTACCCCTTTCTGAAGGCTCGGCTCAACCTGGACCACATCCTGCCTGCCATAG GGAGCCTAAGAATCCACCCCCATCCAGGGCCAGACCAGGGGGAAGGAAGATCCAGCACCAACAGCAATAAGGACG GAGCCCGCAGTGGCCTGTCCACCGTGAGCAGGACCCTGGAGAAGCTGAAGCCCGGGGGCCGGGGGGCTGAGGAGTCCTGa
- the MKNK1 gene encoding MAP kinase-interacting serine/threonine-protein kinase 1 isoform X2: MGSSEPLPIAEGDKRKKKKRKARATDSSPGKFEDVYKLTSELLGEGAYAKVQGAVSLQNGKEYAVKIIEKQAGHSRSRVFREVETLYQCQGNKNILELIEFFEDDTRFYLVFEKLQGGSILAHIQKRKHFNEREASRVVRDVAAALDFLHTKGIAHRDLKPENILCESPEKVSPVKICDFDLGSGVKLNNSCTPITTPELTTPCGSAEYMAPEVVEVFTDQATFYDKRCDLWSLGVVLYIMLSGYPPFVGHCGADCGWDRGEVCGVCQNKLFESIQEGKYEFPDKDWAHISSEAKDLICRLLVRDAKQRLSAAQVLQHPWVQGQAPERGLPTPQVLQRNSSTMDLTLFAAEAIALNRQLSQHEENELAEEPEALAEGLCSVKLSPPSKSRLARRRALAQAGRSGDEGPCPTPAAL; this comes from the exons ATGGGCAGCAGCGAGCCCCTTCCCATCGCAGAGGGCgacaagaggaagaagaagaagcgGAAGGCCCGGGCCACTGACTCCTCGCCAGGAAAGTTTGAAG ATGTGTACAAGCTGACCTCTGAATTGCTCGGAGAGGGAGCCTACGCCAAAGTTCAAGGTGCCGTGAGCCTGCAGAATGGCAAAGAGTATGCTGTCAAA ATCATCGAAAAACAAGCAGGGCACAGTCGGAGCAGGGTATTTCGAGAGGTGGAGACGCTCTATCAGTGTCAAGGAAACAA GAACATTTTGGAGCTGATTGAGTTCTTTGAAGATGACACAAGGTTTTACTTGGTCTTTGAGAAATTGCAAGGAG GCTCCATCCTCGCCCACATCCAGAAGCGGAAGCACTTCAATGAGCGAGAAGCCAGCCGAGTGGTGCGCGATGTTGCTGCTGCCCTTGACTTCCTGCATACCAAAG GCATTGCTCATCGTGATCTGAAGCCAGAAAATATATTGTGTGAATCTCCAGAAAAG gTGTCTCCGGTGAAAATCTGTGACTTTGACTTGGGCAGTGGGGTGAAACTGAACAACTCCTGTACCCCCATAACCACACCAGAGCTCACCACCCCG TGTGGCTCTGCAGAGTACATGGCCCCCGAGGTGGTGGAGGTCTTCACGGACCAGGCCACTTTCTATGACAAGCGCTGTGACCTGTGGAGCCTGGGCGTGGTCCTCTACATCATGCTGAGCGGCTACCCGCCATTTGTCGGTCACTGTGGGGCTGACTGTGGCTGGGACCGGGGCGAGGTCTGCGGGGTGTGCCAG AACAAGCTGTTTGAAAGCATCCAGGAAGGCAAGTATGAGTTTCCGGACAAGGACTGGGCGCACATCTCCAGCGAGGCCAAAGACCTCATCTGCAGGCTCCTGGTGCGAGATGCCAAGCAGAGACTCAGCGCTGCCCAGGTTCTGCAGCACCCGTGGGTGCAGGGG CAAGCTCCAGAAAGGGGACTCCCCACGCCGCAAGTCCTCCAGAG GAACAGCAGCACAATGGACCTGACGCTGTTCGCCGCGGAGGCCATCGCCCTTAACCGCCAGCTGTCGCAGCACGAGGAGAACGAACTGGCAGAGGAGCCAGAGGCGCTGGCTGAGGGCCTCTGCTCCGTGaagctttcccctccctccaagTCTCGCCTGGCCCGCCGGCGGGCCCTGGCCCAGGCAGGCCGCAGTGGAGACGAGGGACCCTGCCCGACACCCGCAGCACTCTGA
- the MKNK1 gene encoding MAP kinase-interacting serine/threonine-protein kinase 1 isoform X1 translates to MQNRPEMGSSEPLPIAEGDKRKKKKRKARATDSSPGKFEDVYKLTSELLGEGAYAKVQGAVSLQNGKEYAVKIIEKQAGHSRSRVFREVETLYQCQGNKNILELIEFFEDDTRFYLVFEKLQGGSILAHIQKRKHFNEREASRVVRDVAAALDFLHTKGIAHRDLKPENILCESPEKVSPVKICDFDLGSGVKLNNSCTPITTPELTTPCGSAEYMAPEVVEVFTDQATFYDKRCDLWSLGVVLYIMLSGYPPFVGHCGADCGWDRGEVCGVCQNKLFESIQEGKYEFPDKDWAHISSEAKDLICRLLVRDAKQRLSAAQVLQHPWVQGQAPERGLPTPQVLQRNSSTMDLTLFAAEAIALNRQLSQHEENELAEEPEALAEGLCSVKLSPPSKSRLARRRALAQAGRSGDEGPCPTPAAL, encoded by the exons AGATGGGCAGCAGCGAGCCCCTTCCCATCGCAGAGGGCgacaagaggaagaagaagaagcgGAAGGCCCGGGCCACTGACTCCTCGCCAGGAAAGTTTGAAG ATGTGTACAAGCTGACCTCTGAATTGCTCGGAGAGGGAGCCTACGCCAAAGTTCAAGGTGCCGTGAGCCTGCAGAATGGCAAAGAGTATGCTGTCAAA ATCATCGAAAAACAAGCAGGGCACAGTCGGAGCAGGGTATTTCGAGAGGTGGAGACGCTCTATCAGTGTCAAGGAAACAA GAACATTTTGGAGCTGATTGAGTTCTTTGAAGATGACACAAGGTTTTACTTGGTCTTTGAGAAATTGCAAGGAG GCTCCATCCTCGCCCACATCCAGAAGCGGAAGCACTTCAATGAGCGAGAAGCCAGCCGAGTGGTGCGCGATGTTGCTGCTGCCCTTGACTTCCTGCATACCAAAG GCATTGCTCATCGTGATCTGAAGCCAGAAAATATATTGTGTGAATCTCCAGAAAAG gTGTCTCCGGTGAAAATCTGTGACTTTGACTTGGGCAGTGGGGTGAAACTGAACAACTCCTGTACCCCCATAACCACACCAGAGCTCACCACCCCG TGTGGCTCTGCAGAGTACATGGCCCCCGAGGTGGTGGAGGTCTTCACGGACCAGGCCACTTTCTATGACAAGCGCTGTGACCTGTGGAGCCTGGGCGTGGTCCTCTACATCATGCTGAGCGGCTACCCGCCATTTGTCGGTCACTGTGGGGCTGACTGTGGCTGGGACCGGGGCGAGGTCTGCGGGGTGTGCCAG AACAAGCTGTTTGAAAGCATCCAGGAAGGCAAGTATGAGTTTCCGGACAAGGACTGGGCGCACATCTCCAGCGAGGCCAAAGACCTCATCTGCAGGCTCCTGGTGCGAGATGCCAAGCAGAGACTCAGCGCTGCCCAGGTTCTGCAGCACCCGTGGGTGCAGGGG CAAGCTCCAGAAAGGGGACTCCCCACGCCGCAAGTCCTCCAGAG GAACAGCAGCACAATGGACCTGACGCTGTTCGCCGCGGAGGCCATCGCCCTTAACCGCCAGCTGTCGCAGCACGAGGAGAACGAACTGGCAGAGGAGCCAGAGGCGCTGGCTGAGGGCCTCTGCTCCGTGaagctttcccctccctccaagTCTCGCCTGGCCCGCCGGCGGGCCCTGGCCCAGGCAGGCCGCAGTGGAGACGAGGGACCCTGCCCGACACCCGCAGCACTCTGA